One segment of Gasterosteus aculeatus chromosome 3, fGasAcu3.hap1.1, whole genome shotgun sequence DNA contains the following:
- the arhgap21b gene encoding rho GTPase-activating protein 21 isoform X2: protein MMASRRVHPSEDDERQQARSSFCENESPDWRIMADSAAAHPPTEEEPFSWPRPKTVRLRRTSQGFGFTLRHFIVYPPESTAHCFPGNEEDHGLRGRQWNRLEPMDTIFVKQVKEGGPGHGAGLCTGDRIVKVNGASIIGKAYCEVISLIQDSGDFLELCVMPKDEDILQLAYSQDAYLRCRSSYSGNACHIPEPPPKCYPRVDCKPTGMAQATDAAGQVCRGPTAPPDHGYRKEISVPPSPPPQPYPKSQTAACMRGDGVRTMVVLPDSGQIGRMGPTHRMDFMDPVFVRGRPGSLAQYPLPRKADVYPAMVQYGGMPPHYPGNNQNIDWRTYQTYREYIDNKGIHSHGSRTIQERLDNLRASSQAAFATGYHIPRGDCGPKGLRRRSISHERSCQGPPPHFHIAPRSASQDRMSGAERMGQSRNWPPRSVSQDGLTHKARAHSTDYVDPAELARPNERRAGYGRADQGTRSSRQSVPRHAVLHRPSAAFSGSMRGAPGASLYAKGPDSLQSRSSPMLLDRHSHYVKSTSAERSLTDQRVSVKGKRGAHAIQQGQSRIQAGEPGRDAALAGHRSPSCSTPKHVPQRPSILKPPHPGTQSQVNGRSPTESGVVLREKQPPGKNPSPLRQHSYILAVNDDGPDSTADVAACWLPNDARREIRMRRLEEQCHTSCSSNLDESLDSIPFIDEPISPSVDREAAPIPPSAVISVAPSMATGPSSPGSPCPTIRRQLSHDQDSLRSALLESDAASKTERSKSYDEGLDNYQDEGRRRSSSKNMTKSLRKTLDGHKSSGDSGSRRESSADIFANSSKEGLLNLRQLSTDKNKRVGGGMRSWKPMYAVLQGHALTLYKDRKDAVSQASTPSDEEPLRICITACLIDISYSDTRRKNVLRLTTSDCEYLFQAEGREDMLSWIRVIQENSNPDEENAAVTSQDLISRKIKEYNMMSTPSSRSEPSPKSSRQSLSIKQAFLGGKTEGKSHSPHSPKAGEDRRALRDDSSPPRDRAAWKIGIAGIMRKPFEKKTPAGVTFGVRLDDCPPAQTNRFVPLIVEVCCKVVEERGLEYTGIYRVPGNNAAISSMQEELNSKGMTDIDVEEDKWRDLNVISSLLKSFFRKLPDPLFTNEKYGDFIEASRTEDSVERLKELKRLIEELPDYHFETLKFLCAHLKKVSDNCEKNKMEPRNLAIVFGPTLVRTSEDNMTNMVNHMPDQCKIVENLIQQHDWFFTDDGDEDPITTAEQESTVHSQPVPNIDHLLSNIGRTTASPGEVSDSACSDSSKSKGLWGSGKDQCSKEMLRSSFFASRKRKKPKDKAHPSSSDDDLDAVFPKKELAEESQPRPAWSPDHRTRSEGHTDKTAEKVKHRLGSEKLPDKPKRKESLSCSMISQPSPCRPPEQLSSPPGRGSPDASPARSPDLGYRLPMAHQYSPSDPPSAYDDTVSDLGTMNSTSSQASVPEARREKAAAAAAAAAAPEACPGGPGAEVCSITSDYSTTSSMTFLTGAELGTLSPEVQSVAESRGGDDDADDERSELVSEGRPMETDSESDLSVFTARKAEPAAPRPLPTYRLIEGDTLSRKKAAQQKTASESSLDAAAWCDKDPKRLSRASGCAAGVSTGSLGSSSRGELDKAEPAWKLKITDRLKVRLRTSVDDMFGVGSQRSRSPEGRGKKKNIRRRHTMGGQRDFAELSVLGDWSQHIGSASRSELSAVDQLKPKCSSQDFSIRDWIVRERHRTSNPEVSLEPSEQQGAQCGAHGHGLGASSSSELRRRSADVLSGDAPQGKNLSLSATAHPHKLTNSQVVNSRFYQCL from the exons GCCTACTCCCAGGATGCCTACCTCCGTTGCCGCAGCAGCTACAGTGGAAACGCCTGTCACATTCCCGAGCCGCCCCCAAAATGCTACCCCCGAGTAGACTGTAAGCCTACGGGCATGGCCCAGGCGACGGACGCGGCAGGGCAGGTCTGCCGTGGGCCAACAGCACCCCCTGACCATGGGTACCGCAAGGAGATCTCagtgcccccatcccctcctcctcaaccATATCCAAAGAGCCAGACCGCGGCGTGCATGCGCGGCGACGGTGTGCGGAccatggtggttctacctgactCCGGCCAAATCGGGCGCATGGGTCCAACGCATAGGATGGATTTCATGGACCCCGTGTTTGTCAGAGGCAGGCCCGGGTCACTGGCCCAgtatcctctgccccgaaaggCTGACGTCTATCCCGCAATGGTCCAATATGGTGGCATGCCACCTCACTACCCGGGCAACAATCAAAACATTGATTGGCGCACTTACCAGACGTACAGGGAGTACATTGACAACAAAGGCATCCATTCCCACGGCAGTCGGACTATCCAGGAGAGACTTGACAACTTGCGAGCGTCCAGTCAGGCCGCCTTTGCCACTGGTTACCACATTCCCCGGGGAGACTGTGGCCCAAAGGGGTTACGAAGGAGGAGCATCTCCCACGAACGGTCGTGTCAAGGACCTCCACCCCACTTTCACATTGCCCCACGCAGTGCTTCGCAGGACCGAATGAGCGGTGCAGAGAGAATGGGCCAAAGCAGGAACTGGCCCCCTCGGAGCGTGTCGCAGGACGGCTTGACGCACAAGGCGCGGGCCCACTCCACGGACTACGTCGATCCCGCAGAGCTGGCCCGGCCCAACGAGAGGAGAGCAGGGTACGGCAGGGCGGACCAAGGTACGAGGTCCAGCAGACAGTCGGTCCCCAGACACGCTGTACTGCACAGACCTTCTGCTGCGTTCAGCGGTAGCATGAGGGGGGCACCCGGCGCTTCCCTTTACGCTAAAGGACCGGATTCTCTTCAGAGCCGCTCCTCACCCATGCTCTTGGACAGGCACTCGCATTACGTAAAAAGCACAAGTGCGGAACGTTCTCTCACCGACCAAAGAGTCTCCGTCAAAGGGAAACGAGGCGCCCACGCTATCCAACAAGGCCAGAGCAGGATCCAGGCTGGAGAGCCGGGTAGAGACGCAGCACTGGCCGGACACCGGTCTCCTTCATGCTCCACCCCGAAACACGTGCCCCAGAGGCCCAGCATCCTCAAACCCCCCCATCCAGGTACCCAGAGTCAGGTTAACGGGCGAAGCCCCACGGAGAGCGGCGTGGTCCTAAGGGAGAAGCAGCCCCCTGGAAAGAACCCCAGCCCCCTGCGTCAGCACTCCTACATCCTCGCTGTGAACGACGACGGACCGGATTCCACAGCAGACGTGGCGGCGTGCTGGCTTCCCAACGATGCTCGTCGAGAGATCCGCATGCGCCGCCTCGAGGAACAATGTCACACCTCCTGCTCCAGCAACCTGGACGAGTCtctggactccattccgttcaTCG ATGAGCCAATCAGCCCAAGTGTCGACAGGGAGGCCGCTCCTATTCCCCCCTCAGCGGTGATCTCTGTAGCCCCATCCATGGCTACAGGCCCATCCAGCCCAGGATCACCGTGCCCTACCATTCGTCGTCAGCTGTCACACGACCAAG ACTCCCTGAGAAGTGCTTTGCTGGAGTCTGATGCGGCCAGCAAAACGGAGCGCTCCAAATCCTACGACGAGGGTCTGGATAACTACCAGGACGAGGGAAGGAG GAGATCTTCCAGTAAGAATATGACCAAGAGCCTGAGGAAG ACTCTGGATGGACATAAATCTTCTGGTGATTCTGGATCTCGAAGGGAGTCTTCAGCTGATATCTTTGCCAATTCTTCCAAAGAAGGGTTGCTCAATTTAAGGCAACTTAGTACAGATAAAAACAAG CGCGTCGGTGGAGGAATGAGGTCGTGGAAACCGATGTATGCTGTCCTGCAAGGTCACGCTCTGACCCTCTACAAAGACCGGAAGGATGCCGTGTCTCAAGCTTCGACGCCGTCCGACGAGGAGCCGCTGCGGATCTGCATCACGGCCTGTTTGATTGACATCTCCTACAGCGACACGAGGCGCAAGAATGTGCTGCGTCTCACCACCTCGGACTGCGAGTATCTGTTccaggcagaggggagggaggacatGCTCTCTTGGATCAGAGTCATTCAGGAAAACAGTAACCCAGATgaggag AATGCTGCTGTAACAAGTCAGGACCTGATCAGTCGAAAGATCAAGGAATACAACATGATGAG TACgcccagcagccggtctgagcCCTCCCCCAAAAGTTCCCGTCAGTCCCTGAGCATCAAGCAAGCCTTCCTGGGAGGTAAAACAGAAGGCAAGAGCCACAGCCCTCATTCACCCAAAGCGGGAGAGGATAGGAGGGCGCTGAGAG ATGACTCCAGCCCGCCACGGGACAGAGCTGCTTGGAAAATCGGCATCGCAGGGATCATGAGGAAGCCCTTTGAAAAAAAGACTCCAGCTGGGGTCACGTTCGGCGTGCGGCTCGACGACTGCCCGCCCGCACAAACCAACCGG TTTGTTCCTCTGATCGTGGAGGTGTGCTgcaaggtggtggaggagagaggcctGGAGTACACGGGCATCTACCGCGTGCCCGGGAACAACGCCGCCATCTCCAGCATGCAGGAGGAGCTCAACAGCAAAGGCATGACTGACATCGACGTCGAGGAAGAC AAATGGCGGGACCTGAATGTCATCAGCAGTTTACTCAAGTCCTTTTTCCGGAAACTTCCAGACCCGCTGTTTACAAATG AAAAGTACGGTGATTTTATTGAAGCCAGCAGAACAGAAGACTCAGTGGAGAGATTAAAGGAGCTCAAGAGGCTG ATTGAAGAATTACCCGATTATCACTTTGAAACTCTGAAATTCCTCTGTGCTCACCTCAAGAAGGTTTCTGACAACTGTGAAAAGAACAAG ATGGAGCCTCGCAACCTGGCGATTGTGTTCGGTCCAACGCTGGTCAGAACCTCTGAGGACAACATGACCAACATGGTCAATCACATGCCGGATCAGTGCAAGATAGTTGAGAACCTCATCCAGCAACACGACTGGTTCTTCACTGACGACGGTGATGAAGACCCCATC ACCACGGCTGAGCAGGAAAGCACGGTGCATTCTCAGCCTGTGCCCAATATCGACCACCTGCTCTCCAACATCGGGCGGACCACAGCTTCACCGGGCGAAGTCTCAG ATTCAGCATGTAGTGACTCCTCCAAATCAAAG GGCTTGTGGGGATCAGGGAAGGATCAGTGTAGCAAAGAGATGCTGCGCTCCTCCTTCTTCGCCAGCCGCAAACGTAAGAAGCCCAAAGACAAAGCTCACCCGAGCAGCTCGGACGACGACCTGGACGCCGTCTTCCCCAAGAAGGAGCTCGCCGAGGAGAGCCAGCCGCGGCCCGCGTGGTCCCCGGACCACCGGACCCGGAGCGAGGGGCACACGGACAAAACCGCCGAGAAAGTCAAGCACCGGCTCGGCTCGGAGAAGCTGCCCGACAAACCCAAGAGGAAAGAGTCTCTCTCCTGCAGCATGATATCGCAGCCGTCCCCCTGCCGGCCCCCAgagcagctctcctccccccctgggCGGGGCTCCCCCGACGCCTCGCCCGCCCGCTCCCCGGACCTCGGCTACCGCCTGCCGATGGCGCACCAGTACTCTCCGTCGGACCCGCCGTCCGCCTACGACGACACGGTGTCCGACCTCGGCACCATGAACAGCACCAGCTCCCAGGCGTCGGTGCCGGAAGCGAGGCGGGaaaaggcggcggcggcggcagcggcagcggcggctCCGGAAGCCTGCCCCGGCGGGCCGGGAGCGGAGGTCTGCTCCATCACCTCCGActactccaccacctcctccatgACGTTCCTGACCGGAGCCGAACTCGGCACCCTCAGTCCCGAAGTGCAGTCGGTGGCGGAGAGCCGGGGCGGAGACGACGACGCCGACGACGAGCGGAGCGAGCTGGTCAGCGAGGGGCGTCCCATGGAGACGGACAGCGAGAGCGACCTGTCCGTGTTCACCGCGAGGAAAGCGGAGCCGGCGGCTCCTCGACCGCTGCCCACCTACAGACTCATCGAGGGCGACACCCTCTCCAGGAAGAAGGCGGCACAGCAGAAAACCGCCAGCGAGTCGTCCCTGGACGCAGCGGCTTGGTGCGACAAGGATCCCAAGCGGCTGTCGCGGGCGTCGGGCTGCGCCGCGGGCGTCTCCACGGGCAGCCTCGGCTCCTCGTCTCGCGGCGAACTGGACAAGGCGGAGCCCGCGTGGAAGCTCAAGATCACCGACCGGCTGAAGGTGCGCCTGCGGACCTCCGTGGACGACATGTTCGGCGTGGGCAGCCAGAGGAGCCGGTCCCCGGAGGGCCgcggcaagaagaagaacatcCGGCGCCGGCACACCATGGGCGGCCAGAGGGACTTTGCCGAGCTGTCGGTCCTGGGGGACTGGTCGCAGCACATCGGCTCGGCCTCCCGCTCGGAGCTGTCGGCCGTGGACCAGCTGAAGCCCAAGTGCAGCTCCCAGGACTTCTCCATCCGGGACTGGATCGTCCGCGAGCGCCACCGCACCAGCAACCCCGAGGTGAGCCTGGAGCCCTCCGAACAGCAGGGGGCGCAGTGCGGCGCGCACGGCCACGGCCTCGgggcctcgtcctcctccgaaCTCCGCCGCCGTTCGGCGGATGTGTTGAGCGGAGACGCCCCCCAGGGTAAAAATCTGAGCCTTTCGGCCACCGCTCACCCTCATAAGCTCACTAACTCCCAGGTGGTCAATTCGCGCTTCTACCAGTGCCTGTGA
- the arhgap21b gene encoding rho GTPase-activating protein 21 isoform X5, with the protein MAQATDAAGQVCRGPTAPPDHGYRKEISVPPSPPPQPYPKSQTAACMRGDGVRTMVVLPDSGQIGRMGPTHRMDFMDPVFVRGRPGSLAQYPLPRKADVYPAMVQYGGMPPHYPGNNQNIDWRTYQTYREYIDNKGIHSHGSRTIQERLDNLRASSQAAFATGYHIPRGDCGPKGLRRRSISHERSCQGPPPHFHIAPRSASQDRMSGAERMGQSRNWPPRSVSQDGLTHKARAHSTDYVDPAELARPNERRAGYGRADQGTRSSRQSVPRHAVLHRPSAAFSGSMRGAPGASLYAKGPDSLQSRSSPMLLDRHSHYVKSTSAERSLTDQRVSVKGKRGAHAIQQGQSRIQAGEPGRDAALAGHRSPSCSTPKHVPQRPSILKPPHPGTQSQVNGRSPTESGVVLREKQPPGKNPSPLRQHSYILAVNDDGPDSTADVAACWLPNDARREIRMRRLEEQCHTSCSSNLDESLDSIPFIDEPISPSVDREAAPIPPSAVISVAPSMATGPSSPGSPCPTIRRQLSHDQDSLRSALLESDAASKTERSKSYDEGLDNYQDEGRRRSSSKNMTKSLRKTLDGHKSSGDSGSRRESSADIFANSSKEGLLNLRQLSTDKNKRVGGGMRSWKPMYAVLQGHALTLYKDRKDAVSQASTPSDEEPLRICITACLIDISYSDTRRKNVLRLTTSDCEYLFQAEGREDMLSWIRVIQENSNPDEENAAVTSQDLISRKIKEYNMMSTPSSRSEPSPKSSRQSLSIKQAFLGGKTEGKSHSPHSPKAGEDRRALRDDSSPPRDRAAWKIGIAGIMRKPFEKKTPAGVTFGVRLDDCPPAQTNRFVPLIVEVCCKVVEERGLEYTGIYRVPGNNAAISSMQEELNSKGMTDIDVEEDKWRDLNVISSLLKSFFRKLPDPLFTNEKYGDFIEASRTEDSVERLKELKRLIEELPDYHFETLKFLCAHLKKVSDNCEKNKMEPRNLAIVFGPTLVRTSEDNMTNMVNHMPDQCKIVENLIQQHDWFFTDDGDEDPITTAEQESTVHSQPVPNIDHLLSNIGRTTASPGEVSDSACSDSSKSKQGLWGSGKDQCSKEMLRSSFFASRKRKKPKDKAHPSSSDDDLDAVFPKKELAEESQPRPAWSPDHRTRSEGHTDKTAEKVKHRLGSEKLPDKPKRKESLSCSMISQPSPCRPPEQLSSPPGRGSPDASPARSPDLGYRLPMAHQYSPSDPPSAYDDTVSDLGTMNSTSSQASVPEARREKAAAAAAAAAAPEACPGGPGAEVCSITSDYSTTSSMTFLTGAELGTLSPEVQSVAESRGGDDDADDERSELVSEGRPMETDSESDLSVFTARKAEPAAPRPLPTYRLIEGDTLSRKKAAQQKTASESSLDAAAWCDKDPKRLSRASGCAAGVSTGSLGSSSRGELDKAEPAWKLKITDRLKVRLRTSVDDMFGVGSQRSRSPEGRGKKKNIRRRHTMGGQRDFAELSVLGDWSQHIGSASRSELSAVDQLKPKCSSQDFSIRDWIVRERHRTSNPEVSLEPSEQQGAQCGAHGHGLGASSSSELRRRSADVLSGDAPQGKNLSLSATAHPHKLTNSQVVNSRFYQCL; encoded by the exons ATGGCCCAGGCGACGGACGCGGCAGGGCAGGTCTGCCGTGGGCCAACAGCACCCCCTGACCATGGGTACCGCAAGGAGATCTCagtgcccccatcccctcctcctcaaccATATCCAAAGAGCCAGACCGCGGCGTGCATGCGCGGCGACGGTGTGCGGAccatggtggttctacctgactCCGGCCAAATCGGGCGCATGGGTCCAACGCATAGGATGGATTTCATGGACCCCGTGTTTGTCAGAGGCAGGCCCGGGTCACTGGCCCAgtatcctctgccccgaaaggCTGACGTCTATCCCGCAATGGTCCAATATGGTGGCATGCCACCTCACTACCCGGGCAACAATCAAAACATTGATTGGCGCACTTACCAGACGTACAGGGAGTACATTGACAACAAAGGCATCCATTCCCACGGCAGTCGGACTATCCAGGAGAGACTTGACAACTTGCGAGCGTCCAGTCAGGCCGCCTTTGCCACTGGTTACCACATTCCCCGGGGAGACTGTGGCCCAAAGGGGTTACGAAGGAGGAGCATCTCCCACGAACGGTCGTGTCAAGGACCTCCACCCCACTTTCACATTGCCCCACGCAGTGCTTCGCAGGACCGAATGAGCGGTGCAGAGAGAATGGGCCAAAGCAGGAACTGGCCCCCTCGGAGCGTGTCGCAGGACGGCTTGACGCACAAGGCGCGGGCCCACTCCACGGACTACGTCGATCCCGCAGAGCTGGCCCGGCCCAACGAGAGGAGAGCAGGGTACGGCAGGGCGGACCAAGGTACGAGGTCCAGCAGACAGTCGGTCCCCAGACACGCTGTACTGCACAGACCTTCTGCTGCGTTCAGCGGTAGCATGAGGGGGGCACCCGGCGCTTCCCTTTACGCTAAAGGACCGGATTCTCTTCAGAGCCGCTCCTCACCCATGCTCTTGGACAGGCACTCGCATTACGTAAAAAGCACAAGTGCGGAACGTTCTCTCACCGACCAAAGAGTCTCCGTCAAAGGGAAACGAGGCGCCCACGCTATCCAACAAGGCCAGAGCAGGATCCAGGCTGGAGAGCCGGGTAGAGACGCAGCACTGGCCGGACACCGGTCTCCTTCATGCTCCACCCCGAAACACGTGCCCCAGAGGCCCAGCATCCTCAAACCCCCCCATCCAGGTACCCAGAGTCAGGTTAACGGGCGAAGCCCCACGGAGAGCGGCGTGGTCCTAAGGGAGAAGCAGCCCCCTGGAAAGAACCCCAGCCCCCTGCGTCAGCACTCCTACATCCTCGCTGTGAACGACGACGGACCGGATTCCACAGCAGACGTGGCGGCGTGCTGGCTTCCCAACGATGCTCGTCGAGAGATCCGCATGCGCCGCCTCGAGGAACAATGTCACACCTCCTGCTCCAGCAACCTGGACGAGTCtctggactccattccgttcaTCG ATGAGCCAATCAGCCCAAGTGTCGACAGGGAGGCCGCTCCTATTCCCCCCTCAGCGGTGATCTCTGTAGCCCCATCCATGGCTACAGGCCCATCCAGCCCAGGATCACCGTGCCCTACCATTCGTCGTCAGCTGTCACACGACCAAG ACTCCCTGAGAAGTGCTTTGCTGGAGTCTGATGCGGCCAGCAAAACGGAGCGCTCCAAATCCTACGACGAGGGTCTGGATAACTACCAGGACGAGGGAAGGAG GAGATCTTCCAGTAAGAATATGACCAAGAGCCTGAGGAAG ACTCTGGATGGACATAAATCTTCTGGTGATTCTGGATCTCGAAGGGAGTCTTCAGCTGATATCTTTGCCAATTCTTCCAAAGAAGGGTTGCTCAATTTAAGGCAACTTAGTACAGATAAAAACAAG CGCGTCGGTGGAGGAATGAGGTCGTGGAAACCGATGTATGCTGTCCTGCAAGGTCACGCTCTGACCCTCTACAAAGACCGGAAGGATGCCGTGTCTCAAGCTTCGACGCCGTCCGACGAGGAGCCGCTGCGGATCTGCATCACGGCCTGTTTGATTGACATCTCCTACAGCGACACGAGGCGCAAGAATGTGCTGCGTCTCACCACCTCGGACTGCGAGTATCTGTTccaggcagaggggagggaggacatGCTCTCTTGGATCAGAGTCATTCAGGAAAACAGTAACCCAGATgaggag AATGCTGCTGTAACAAGTCAGGACCTGATCAGTCGAAAGATCAAGGAATACAACATGATGAG TACgcccagcagccggtctgagcCCTCCCCCAAAAGTTCCCGTCAGTCCCTGAGCATCAAGCAAGCCTTCCTGGGAGGTAAAACAGAAGGCAAGAGCCACAGCCCTCATTCACCCAAAGCGGGAGAGGATAGGAGGGCGCTGAGAG ATGACTCCAGCCCGCCACGGGACAGAGCTGCTTGGAAAATCGGCATCGCAGGGATCATGAGGAAGCCCTTTGAAAAAAAGACTCCAGCTGGGGTCACGTTCGGCGTGCGGCTCGACGACTGCCCGCCCGCACAAACCAACCGG TTTGTTCCTCTGATCGTGGAGGTGTGCTgcaaggtggtggaggagagaggcctGGAGTACACGGGCATCTACCGCGTGCCCGGGAACAACGCCGCCATCTCCAGCATGCAGGAGGAGCTCAACAGCAAAGGCATGACTGACATCGACGTCGAGGAAGAC AAATGGCGGGACCTGAATGTCATCAGCAGTTTACTCAAGTCCTTTTTCCGGAAACTTCCAGACCCGCTGTTTACAAATG AAAAGTACGGTGATTTTATTGAAGCCAGCAGAACAGAAGACTCAGTGGAGAGATTAAAGGAGCTCAAGAGGCTG ATTGAAGAATTACCCGATTATCACTTTGAAACTCTGAAATTCCTCTGTGCTCACCTCAAGAAGGTTTCTGACAACTGTGAAAAGAACAAG ATGGAGCCTCGCAACCTGGCGATTGTGTTCGGTCCAACGCTGGTCAGAACCTCTGAGGACAACATGACCAACATGGTCAATCACATGCCGGATCAGTGCAAGATAGTTGAGAACCTCATCCAGCAACACGACTGGTTCTTCACTGACGACGGTGATGAAGACCCCATC ACCACGGCTGAGCAGGAAAGCACGGTGCATTCTCAGCCTGTGCCCAATATCGACCACCTGCTCTCCAACATCGGGCGGACCACAGCTTCACCGGGCGAAGTCTCAG ATTCAGCATGTAGTGACTCCTCCAAATCAAAG CAGGGCTTGTGGGGATCAGGGAAGGATCAGTGTAGCAAAGAGATGCTGCGCTCCTCCTTCTTCGCCAGCCGCAAACGTAAGAAGCCCAAAGACAAAGCTCACCCGAGCAGCTCGGACGACGACCTGGACGCCGTCTTCCCCAAGAAGGAGCTCGCCGAGGAGAGCCAGCCGCGGCCCGCGTGGTCCCCGGACCACCGGACCCGGAGCGAGGGGCACACGGACAAAACCGCCGAGAAAGTCAAGCACCGGCTCGGCTCGGAGAAGCTGCCCGACAAACCCAAGAGGAAAGAGTCTCTCTCCTGCAGCATGATATCGCAGCCGTCCCCCTGCCGGCCCCCAgagcagctctcctccccccctgggCGGGGCTCCCCCGACGCCTCGCCCGCCCGCTCCCCGGACCTCGGCTACCGCCTGCCGATGGCGCACCAGTACTCTCCGTCGGACCCGCCGTCCGCCTACGACGACACGGTGTCCGACCTCGGCACCATGAACAGCACCAGCTCCCAGGCGTCGGTGCCGGAAGCGAGGCGGGaaaaggcggcggcggcggcagcggcagcggcggctCCGGAAGCCTGCCCCGGCGGGCCGGGAGCGGAGGTCTGCTCCATCACCTCCGActactccaccacctcctccatgACGTTCCTGACCGGAGCCGAACTCGGCACCCTCAGTCCCGAAGTGCAGTCGGTGGCGGAGAGCCGGGGCGGAGACGACGACGCCGACGACGAGCGGAGCGAGCTGGTCAGCGAGGGGCGTCCCATGGAGACGGACAGCGAGAGCGACCTGTCCGTGTTCACCGCGAGGAAAGCGGAGCCGGCGGCTCCTCGACCGCTGCCCACCTACAGACTCATCGAGGGCGACACCCTCTCCAGGAAGAAGGCGGCACAGCAGAAAACCGCCAGCGAGTCGTCCCTGGACGCAGCGGCTTGGTGCGACAAGGATCCCAAGCGGCTGTCGCGGGCGTCGGGCTGCGCCGCGGGCGTCTCCACGGGCAGCCTCGGCTCCTCGTCTCGCGGCGAACTGGACAAGGCGGAGCCCGCGTGGAAGCTCAAGATCACCGACCGGCTGAAGGTGCGCCTGCGGACCTCCGTGGACGACATGTTCGGCGTGGGCAGCCAGAGGAGCCGGTCCCCGGAGGGCCgcggcaagaagaagaacatcCGGCGCCGGCACACCATGGGCGGCCAGAGGGACTTTGCCGAGCTGTCGGTCCTGGGGGACTGGTCGCAGCACATCGGCTCGGCCTCCCGCTCGGAGCTGTCGGCCGTGGACCAGCTGAAGCCCAAGTGCAGCTCCCAGGACTTCTCCATCCGGGACTGGATCGTCCGCGAGCGCCACCGCACCAGCAACCCCGAGGTGAGCCTGGAGCCCTCCGAACAGCAGGGGGCGCAGTGCGGCGCGCACGGCCACGGCCTCGgggcctcgtcctcctccgaaCTCCGCCGCCGTTCGGCGGATGTGTTGAGCGGAGACGCCCCCCAGGGTAAAAATCTGAGCCTTTCGGCCACCGCTCACCCTCATAAGCTCACTAACTCCCAGGTGGTCAATTCGCGCTTCTACCAGTGCCTGTGA